One [Clostridium] saccharolyticum WM1 DNA segment encodes these proteins:
- the pyrE gene encoding orotate phosphoribosyltransferase translates to MEQYKQEFIEFMVESNVLKFGDFTLKSGRKSPFFMNAGSYVTGAQLKKLGEYYAKAIHDNFGDDFDVLFGPAYKGIPLSVATSIAFHELYGKEIKYCSNRKEEKDHGGDAGILLGSPITDGDRVVIIEDVTTSGKSIEETFPIIKAQGNVEILGLMVSLNRMEKGKGDKGALDEIQEKYGFKAAAIVSMAEVIEHLYNREYEGTVIIDDAIKGAIDAYYQVYGVK, encoded by the coding sequence ATGGAACAGTATAAGCAGGAATTTATAGAATTTATGGTGGAAAGCAATGTCCTTAAATTTGGCGACTTCACATTGAAAAGCGGAAGAAAGTCTCCGTTTTTTATGAATGCTGGCTCCTATGTGACGGGAGCCCAGCTTAAAAAGCTGGGAGAATATTATGCAAAGGCCATCCACGATAACTTTGGGGATGATTTTGATGTTCTGTTTGGACCTGCTTATAAGGGGATCCCATTAAGTGTTGCCACTTCCATTGCTTTTCATGAACTGTATGGAAAGGAGATCAAATACTGCTCTAACAGAAAAGAGGAGAAGGATCACGGCGGTGATGCAGGCATCCTTCTTGGAAGCCCCATAACGGATGGGGACCGGGTAGTAATCATTGAGGATGTGACGACCTCTGGAAAATCCATTGAAGAGACCTTCCCTATCATTAAGGCGCAGGGAAATGTGGAGATCTTAGGCCTGATGGTTTCCTTAAACCGTATGGAAAAGGGGAAGGGAGACAAAGGAGCTTTGGATGAGATACAGGAAAAGTATGGATTTAAAGCGGCTGCGATTGTATCCATGGCAGAGGTCATTGAACATCTGTATAACAGGGAGTATGAAGGAACGGTCATTATTGATGATGCCATCAAAGGGGCCATTGACGCTTATTACCAGGTGTATGGTGTGAAATAA
- a CDS encoding VanZ family protein — MIKNTTKRQKLGWVIFIFYLIFLAYFLFFSDYFGRGSHAQAEYAYNLTPFKEIRRFIVYRHVVGWESFLLNIVGNIVGFMPCGFFLPVISRRSRRWFNTVLLSFLFSLCIETIQLVFKVGSFDVDDMILNTLGGILGYILYKIIQHIRVRVRRKKRAKAETSVLH, encoded by the coding sequence ATGATTAAAAACACGACGAAACGGCAGAAATTGGGTTGGGTAATTTTCATATTTTACCTGATCTTTTTGGCATACTTTTTATTTTTTTCCGATTATTTTGGCAGGGGCAGCCACGCTCAGGCGGAATATGCATACAATCTGACCCCATTTAAGGAAATACGGCGTTTTATCGTTTACCGCCATGTGGTTGGATGGGAGTCTTTTCTGCTGAATATCGTTGGCAATATTGTTGGCTTTATGCCCTGCGGTTTCTTTCTTCCTGTCATCAGCCGCAGAAGCCGCCGCTGGTTTAATACGGTGCTGTTAAGCTTTCTGTTCAGCTTATGCATTGAAACCATCCAGCTTGTTTTCAAGGTTGGCAGCTTTGATGTAGATGACATGATACTGAATACATTAGGAGGGATTCTTGGATACATCCTGTATAAGATCATTCAGCACATAAGAGTAAGAGTTAGGAGGAAAAAGCGTGCAAAAGCAGAAACGAGTGTCCTACATTAG
- a CDS encoding DUF6142 family protein codes for MQKQKRVSYIRKPFAKRSFLSLGLSVGALALGIIGIVSAVMAEGQAQLNVAAVCFCSLMISVFSLVYGVLSFFEKDKKYILSKIGMGISFSLIILWTVLIIIGIKG; via the coding sequence GTGCAAAAGCAGAAACGAGTGTCCTACATTAGAAAGCCCTTTGCTAAGCGAAGCTTTCTCTCTCTGGGCCTTTCGGTTGGGGCATTGGCCCTGGGGATCATCGGAATCGTCAGCGCTGTCATGGCAGAAGGCCAGGCGCAGCTTAATGTGGCAGCTGTCTGCTTCTGCAGCCTGATGATTTCCGTTTTTTCACTGGTTTATGGTGTCCTTTCGTTTTTTGAAAAGGATAAAAAATACATACTGTCCAAGATTGGGATGGGGATCAGCTTTAGTCTGATCATACTTTGGACAGTTCTCATCATTATAGGAATAAAGGGGTAA
- a CDS encoding aminopeptidase, translating into MDYRVMFQQENENIMERFELSMERVRQMASEQTVQEPYRDYFARTASFISMMEEYLRFLETGDQKAAPAEVLKEWNQKLYQDILPGHYEESYANPAYAVSKLGEGYGQLLSYLYKEIRGDIVFVHEWRLTDLTILNETLIEIYNMFEEGIPEVSAIKEVIYWFVSDYTDHTVTFRVREGLDPSLTFASDIIRDNDLKDLRYLYYFGEYISDSELKTAEFLNSLPEETVRLMADTYTEGYRKGFEVMGRDLKKKGAVQIRYELGFERMVKYAIENFEKLGLKVILCRAAVWTVNTNAGRKAGYYSTSPNRQYDYDHRYDDALYLNKAFKDRKAAVLKVAYETYKELAEAFAGPAVLETFGKEGFAPVNKPEANRLDARQEKLSAEMSNETSRILNQYMPGDETSFTLIAFPVPEIGEDFEKIFEETIAINTLDYEKYKAIQQSVIDVLDEAEYVEVTGKGSNRTRLKVALHPLSDRDKETKFENCVADVNIPLGEVFTSPRLAGTEGTLAVSSVYITDFQFKDLVMTFENGMIKDYSCSNFEDQAEGKALVKQVILKNHDTLPMGEFAIGTNTTAYAMARKFGIIDKLPILIVEKMGPHFAVGDTCYSWAEESPVYNPNGKEVIARDNEVSMLRKEDPSKAYFSCHTDITIPYAELDKIEAITATGKRILIIDDGRFVLKGTEELNIPLSED; encoded by the coding sequence ATGGATTATCGAGTGATGTTTCAACAGGAAAATGAGAATATTATGGAGCGCTTTGAACTTTCCATGGAACGGGTCAGGCAGATGGCATCGGAACAGACCGTACAGGAACCGTACCGTGATTATTTTGCCAGGACAGCATCTTTTATCAGCATGATGGAGGAGTATCTCCGGTTCCTTGAGACTGGAGATCAGAAGGCGGCTCCGGCAGAGGTTTTAAAAGAATGGAACCAGAAGCTTTATCAGGATATTTTACCAGGCCATTATGAGGAAAGCTATGCAAACCCAGCCTATGCCGTATCTAAACTGGGAGAGGGTTACGGCCAGCTTCTTTCCTATCTGTATAAGGAGATACGGGGAGACATTGTTTTTGTCCACGAGTGGAGACTTACGGATCTTACCATATTAAATGAAACGCTGATTGAAATTTACAACATGTTTGAAGAGGGAATCCCTGAGGTTTCCGCAATCAAGGAAGTGATTTACTGGTTTGTCAGCGATTATACAGATCATACGGTTACCTTCCGTGTCAGGGAAGGACTTGATCCAAGTCTTACCTTTGCATCGGATATCATTCGGGACAATGATCTGAAGGATCTTCGGTATTTGTATTATTTTGGGGAATATATTTCCGATTCTGAGCTAAAAACCGCAGAGTTTTTAAACTCGCTGCCTGAGGAAACCGTACGCCTTATGGCAGATACCTATACGGAAGGGTACCGCAAAGGCTTTGAAGTAATGGGGAGGGATTTAAAGAAAAAAGGAGCGGTGCAAATCCGCTATGAGCTGGGCTTTGAGCGGATGGTGAAGTATGCTATAGAGAATTTTGAGAAGCTTGGCCTGAAAGTGATTCTTTGCCGTGCGGCTGTCTGGACCGTCAATACCAATGCGGGACGGAAAGCCGGTTATTACAGCACATCTCCAAACAGGCAGTATGATTATGACCACCGATATGATGACGCTCTTTATTTAAACAAGGCGTTTAAGGACCGGAAGGCAGCGGTTTTAAAAGTGGCTTATGAAACCTACAAGGAACTGGCGGAAGCCTTTGCCGGTCCTGCGGTGCTTGAAACCTTTGGAAAAGAAGGCTTTGCGCCGGTAAATAAGCCGGAAGCCAACCGATTGGATGCCAGACAGGAAAAGCTATCTGCGGAAATGTCCAACGAAACCTCAAGGATCCTCAATCAGTATATGCCTGGAGATGAGACCAGCTTTACGCTCATTGCGTTCCCGGTACCGGAAATCGGAGAGGATTTTGAAAAGATTTTTGAAGAAACCATTGCTATTAACACTTTGGATTATGAAAAATATAAGGCAATCCAGCAATCGGTTATTGATGTTCTGGATGAGGCGGAGTATGTGGAGGTGACTGGAAAGGGAAGCAACAGGACCCGCCTGAAGGTGGCTCTTCATCCGCTGTCAGACAGGGATAAGGAAACAAAGTTTGAAAACTGTGTGGCAGATGTAAATATTCCTCTTGGCGAGGTATTTACATCCCCAAGGCTTGCGGGAACGGAAGGGACTCTGGCTGTCAGCTCGGTGTATATTACGGACTTCCAGTTTAAGGATCTTGTCATGACCTTTGAAAACGGCATGATAAAGGACTATTCCTGCAGCAATTTTGAAGATCAGGCGGAAGGGAAGGCCCTGGTAAAACAGGTGATTTTAAAGAACCATGATACCCTTCCCATGGGGGAATTTGCCATAGGCACCAATACCACGGCTTATGCAATGGCCAGAAAATTCGGAATCATTGATAAGCTGCCCATTCTGATTGTGGAAAAAATGGGACCTCATTTTGCTGTGGGGGATACCTGCTATAGCTGGGCGGAGGAAAGCCCTGTGTATAACCCTAACGGAAAAGAGGTGATCGCCAGGGATAATGAAGTATCCATGCTGAGGAAAGAGGACCCGTCAAAGGCTTATTTCAGCTGCCATACGGATATTACCATTCCCTATGCAGAGCTGGATAAGATAGAAGCGATAACAGCAACGGGAAAGCGGATTTTAATCATTGATGACGGAAGATTTGTATTAAAGGGGACGGAAGAATTAAATATTCCTTTGTCAGAGGATTAA
- a CDS encoding methyl-accepting chemotaxis protein translates to MKNLKIGKRIGLAFGAVLMLFLIVSTISVVSLRQSNGKFVDFFNNGHQVTVQVLEMRRDIQSAAKNVGYATMSLDLKTTGGYVDAAEADLEDFQKRMQFLKENYRGDQSLVNSIEGTLNEAQTYKEKVFGLARENKTRQAADIYFESLDPYFTKIQEDLATISDSANKYAVDNYENAQKLVGFTLTTVVALQILAILATLGFSLYTTRSIVAPVKEIEKAAEEMSKGSLHVLLNYQSKDELGSLAESMRTTISNIGNMIDDISNLLGALAMGDFQVGSKYREQYVLDYEPILLAMRGIRNNLSEALSRINQSADLVANGSEQVSSGAQALSQGAAEQASSVQELAATISDISNQINTNAQNAKEARFQSEEAAENVAKSNKKMSEMNQAMTKISDKSNEIGKIIKTIEDIAFQTNILALNAAVEAARAGEAGKGFAVVADEVRNLASKSGEAAKNTTLLIEESMQAVENGTRITAETTHAMQAVVEGSRRINSIIEEIALATDRQAVAVDQVAQGIDQISCVVQTNSATAEQSAAASEELSGQAQIMKGLVQGFKLYDGEKVETALQSKADANSGNIRPEMPAFSEDQEDPVITIDPVYFDEPTSFGGGKY, encoded by the coding sequence GTGAAGAATTTAAAGATTGGTAAAAGAATTGGACTTGCTTTTGGAGCTGTTCTGATGCTGTTTTTAATCGTTTCCACCATTTCAGTGGTAAGCTTAAGACAAAGCAATGGTAAGTTTGTAGATTTCTTTAACAATGGCCACCAGGTTACCGTACAGGTTCTTGAGATGAGGCGTGACATTCAGTCTGCAGCTAAGAATGTAGGGTATGCGACGATGAGCCTTGATTTAAAGACCACCGGAGGCTATGTGGATGCTGCAGAAGCAGATCTGGAGGATTTTCAGAAAAGAATGCAGTTTCTAAAGGAAAACTACCGGGGAGATCAGTCCCTGGTGAACAGTATTGAAGGTACTTTAAATGAAGCCCAGACTTACAAGGAGAAGGTGTTTGGCCTGGCGAGGGAAAATAAGACCAGACAGGCGGCGGATATATACTTTGAATCATTAGACCCTTATTTCACCAAGATTCAGGAAGATTTAGCCACGATCAGTGATTCCGCCAATAAATATGCAGTTGATAATTATGAGAACGCTCAGAAGCTGGTAGGGTTCACCCTGACCACGGTGGTAGCATTGCAGATCCTTGCCATATTGGCTACATTGGGCTTTTCCTTATATACCACCAGGAGTATTGTGGCACCGGTAAAAGAGATTGAAAAGGCTGCCGAGGAAATGTCAAAGGGAAGTCTTCACGTCCTCTTAAATTACCAGTCAAAGGATGAACTGGGATCGTTGGCCGAAAGCATGCGGACTACGATTTCCAATATTGGAAACATGATTGATGACATCAGCAACCTGCTGGGAGCGCTGGCAATGGGTGATTTCCAGGTTGGCTCCAAGTACCGGGAACAGTATGTTCTGGATTATGAACCGATTCTCCTGGCCATGCGCGGAATCAGGAATAACTTAAGCGAAGCGCTTTCCCGCATCAACCAGTCGGCTGATTTAGTGGCCAATGGTTCGGAGCAGGTATCATCGGGCGCCCAGGCATTATCCCAGGGAGCTGCGGAACAGGCTTCTTCGGTCCAGGAGCTGGCAGCTACCATAAGCGATATCTCAAACCAGATAAATACCAATGCCCAAAATGCAAAAGAAGCACGTTTCCAATCGGAAGAAGCGGCAGAGAATGTGGCAAAGAGTAACAAGAAAATGTCTGAAATGAACCAGGCCATGACAAAGATCAGCGATAAATCCAATGAAATCGGAAAGATCATAAAGACGATTGAAGATATTGCATTCCAGACCAATATTCTGGCGCTGAATGCGGCCGTTGAGGCGGCCCGTGCCGGGGAAGCCGGAAAAGGCTTTGCTGTTGTGGCGGATGAAGTGCGTAATCTTGCAAGCAAGTCAGGAGAAGCGGCAAAAAACACCACGCTGCTCATTGAGGAAAGCATGCAGGCGGTAGAAAATGGAACCAGGATTACTGCGGAGACGACACATGCGATGCAGGCGGTTGTGGAGGGCAGCCGGCGCATAAACTCCATTATCGAGGAGATTGCATTGGCTACTGACAGGCAGGCAGTGGCTGTTGACCAGGTTGCTCAGGGAATTGACCAGATATCCTGTGTGGTTCAGACCAATTCCGCCACAGCGGAACAAAGCGCCGCAGCGAGTGAGGAGCTGTCTGGCCAGGCCCAGATCATGAAAGGACTTGTTCAGGGATTTAAGCTTTATGATGGAGAGAAGGTAGAAACGGCTCTCCAATCCAAAGCAGATGCAAATTCCGGAAATATTCGGCCGGAAATGCCGGCTTTCTCAGAAGATCAGGAGGACCCGGTTATTACCATTGACCCTGTTTATTTTGATGAGCCGACCTCATTTGGAGGCGGAAAGTATTAA
- the purE gene encoding 5-(carboxyamino)imidazole ribonucleotide mutase, translated as MAKVSIVMGSDSDMPVMAQAADVLKKFGVEFEMTVISAHREPDIFFDYAKTAEARGVKVIIAGAGKAAHLPGMCAALFSMPVIGIPMKTSDLGGVDSLYSIVQMPSGVPVATVAINGGTNAGILAVKILAVGEEVLLGKLKEFSENLKNEVVQKAEKLDQIGYEEYLSQMKK; from the coding sequence ATGGCAAAGGTATCCATTGTTATGGGAAGTGATTCTGATATGCCTGTTATGGCTCAGGCGGCAGATGTTTTGAAAAAATTCGGGGTGGAGTTTGAAATGACTGTGATCTCTGCCCACAGGGAACCGGATATATTTTTCGATTATGCCAAAACGGCGGAAGCCAGAGGTGTGAAGGTTATTATTGCAGGAGCAGGCAAGGCAGCCCATCTTCCCGGAATGTGCGCCGCCTTGTTTTCCATGCCGGTAATCGGAATTCCCATGAAGACTTCGGATCTTGGCGGAGTGGATTCTCTTTATTCCATTGTTCAGATGCCTTCCGGAGTTCCGGTTGCCACTGTTGCCATTAACGGAGGAACGAATGCGGGGATTCTGGCAGTTAAGATTCTGGCGGTGGGTGAAGAGGTGCTTCTGGGAAAACTAAAGGAATTCTCTGAAAATTTAAAAAATGAGGTTGTACAAAAGGCGGAAAAACTGGATCAGATCGGTTATGAGGAATATTTATCCCAGATGAAGAAGTGA
- the purM gene encoding phosphoribosylformylglycinamidine cyclo-ligase, whose translation MDYKNAGVDIEAGYKSVELMKKHVQETMRPEVLGGIGGFSGAFSMSAFKNMEKPTLVSGTDGVGTKLKLAFLMDRHDTVGIDCVAMCVNDIACAGGEPLFFLDYIACGKNYPEKIARIVSGVANGCKQANAALIGGETAEMPGFYPEDEYDLAGFAVGVVDEKDLITGAGVKEGDVLIGIASSGIHSNGFSLVRKVFDMTKESLDTYYEELGKTLGEALITPTRIYVNALKRVKESGVVIKACSHITGGGFYENIPRMLPEGIRAVVEKSSYQLPAIFRLLADKGNIEEETMYNTYNMGIGMVLAVSPTDAHAAMEAIRMAGEVPYVIGRTERGEKGVTLC comes from the coding sequence ATGGATTATAAGAATGCCGGAGTGGACATTGAAGCCGGGTATAAGTCGGTGGAATTGATGAAGAAGCATGTGCAGGAAACCATGAGACCGGAAGTCCTTGGCGGGATCGGAGGATTTTCAGGTGCATTTTCCATGTCCGCCTTTAAGAACATGGAAAAACCCACTCTTGTATCAGGAACCGACGGGGTGGGCACAAAGCTGAAGCTTGCATTTTTAATGGACAGGCATGATACCGTTGGAATCGACTGTGTGGCCATGTGTGTCAATGATATCGCCTGTGCAGGCGGTGAACCCTTATTCTTCCTGGATTATATTGCCTGCGGAAAGAATTATCCGGAAAAGATCGCCCGGATTGTAAGCGGAGTTGCAAACGGCTGCAAACAGGCCAATGCCGCTTTGATCGGCGGTGAGACAGCGGAGATGCCGGGGTTTTATCCGGAAGATGAGTACGATCTGGCAGGCTTCGCGGTAGGTGTGGTGGATGAAAAGGATCTTATCACAGGGGCTGGCGTGAAAGAGGGAGATGTGTTGATTGGGATAGCTTCTTCCGGCATTCACAGCAATGGATTTTCTCTGGTGCGCAAGGTATTTGACATGACAAAGGAAAGCCTGGACACCTATTATGAGGAATTAGGAAAAACTCTTGGAGAGGCATTGATCACTCCCACCAGGATTTACGTAAATGCGTTAAAGCGTGTAAAGGAGAGCGGAGTGGTGATCAAAGCCTGCAGCCACATTACAGGAGGCGGTTTCTATGAGAACATCCCGCGTATGCTTCCGGAGGGCATCCGGGCGGTAGTTGAAAAAAGCAGCTACCAGCTGCCTGCCATCTTTCGGCTGTTGGCGGATAAAGGCAACATAGAGGAAGAAACCATGTACAATACCTATAATATGGGAATAGGAATGGTTCTTGCAGTGAGTCCGACGGATGCTCATGCAGCCATGGAAGCGATCCGCATGGCGGGAGAGGTCCCATACGTAATCGGCCGTACGGAACGGGGAGAAAAGGGTGTGACTTTATGCTGA
- the purN gene encoding phosphoribosylglycinamide formyltransferase, whose amino-acid sequence MLRIGVLVSGGGTNLQAVLDAIDCGRITNAEVKVVISNNRNAYALERARNHGIPAFSISPGDFTGREAFYESLLLKLDQYCLDLIVLAGYLVTVPVAMIQKYRNKIINVHPSLIPSFCGKGYYGLKVHEAALARGVKVTGATVHYVDEGMDTGPILLQKAVEVREGDTPEVLQRRVMEEAEWLILPQAIQLIANGQEEPE is encoded by the coding sequence ATGCTGAGAATCGGCGTGCTGGTTTCCGGCGGGGGAACCAATCTTCAGGCAGTTTTAGATGCCATAGACTGCGGAAGGATCACCAATGCGGAGGTAAAGGTGGTTATTAGCAATAACCGGAATGCTTATGCCCTGGAAAGGGCCAGAAATCATGGAATCCCGGCTTTCTCCATTTCTCCCGGAGATTTTACGGGGAGGGAAGCGTTTTATGAATCCCTTCTTTTAAAGTTAGACCAGTACTGCCTTGACCTGATCGTTCTTGCCGGATACCTGGTCACGGTTCCGGTGGCCATGATACAAAAGTACAGGAACAAGATCATCAATGTTCATCCATCTCTCATTCCTTCTTTCTGCGGAAAGGGATATTATGGACTTAAGGTTCACGAAGCTGCCCTGGCAAGAGGAGTGAAGGTTACGGGAGCCACGGTACACTATGTGGATGAAGGGATGGATACTGGACCGATTCTTTTGCAGAAGGCAGTTGAGGTCCGGGAAGGGGATACGCCGGAGGTTCTGCAGCGGCGTGTCATGGAAGAGGCGGAATGGCTGATTCTTCCTCAGGCCATACAGCTTATTGCAAACGGACAGGAGGAACCGGAATGA
- the purD gene encoding phosphoribosylamine--glycine ligase yields MKVLIIGGGGREHAIAWKISQSPKVDKLYCAPGNAGIREIAECVDIGVMDFDRQVDFAKEKKIDLTVIGPDDPLVAGAVDAFEAAGLRVFGPRKSAALLEGSKSFSKDLMKKYGIPTAGYEVFDSPEAALAYLKTASIPIVLKADGLALGKGVFICNTREEAENGVKALMLDKRFGSAGNRIVAEEFMTGREVSVLSFVDGKTVKIMTSAQDHKRAKDGDQGLNTGGMGTFSPSPFYTEEVDKFCKAYIYQATVDAMKAEGREFKGIIFFGLMLTEKGPRVLEYNARFGDPETQVVLPRMKNDIVEVLEACIDGTLDQIDLQFEENAAVCVVLASEGYPEKYEKGFPIAGLEAFKHRTGYFAFHAGSKLEDNGVVVTDGGRVLGVTAVGTDLKEARNNAYEAVTWVSFKNKYMRRDIGKGIEKA; encoded by the coding sequence ATGAAGGTCTTGATCATAGGAGGCGGCGGGCGTGAACACGCCATCGCGTGGAAAATATCCCAAAGCCCCAAAGTAGATAAATTATATTGCGCTCCTGGAAATGCAGGGATCAGGGAAATTGCGGAATGTGTGGACATTGGCGTCATGGATTTTGACAGACAGGTAGACTTTGCCAAAGAAAAGAAGATTGATTTAACTGTCATAGGCCCGGATGATCCCCTGGTAGCTGGAGCGGTGGATGCCTTTGAGGCGGCCGGGCTTCGGGTGTTCGGTCCCAGGAAATCTGCAGCTTTGCTGGAAGGCTCCAAGTCATTTTCCAAGGATCTGATGAAAAAGTACGGAATTCCCACAGCAGGATATGAAGTCTTTGATTCTCCGGAGGCTGCCTTAGCCTATTTAAAAACAGCCAGTATACCCATTGTTTTAAAAGCTGACGGACTGGCTTTGGGAAAGGGTGTTTTCATTTGCAACACAAGGGAAGAGGCTGAAAACGGGGTGAAGGCTCTGATGCTTGATAAGCGCTTTGGTTCTGCAGGGAACCGGATCGTGGCAGAAGAATTCATGACGGGCCGGGAAGTATCGGTACTTTCCTTTGTAGATGGTAAGACTGTTAAAATTATGACATCTGCGCAGGACCATAAGCGGGCAAAGGATGGGGATCAGGGCCTTAATACAGGGGGTATGGGAACCTTTTCTCCAAGTCCGTTTTATACGGAAGAAGTAGATAAGTTTTGTAAAGCCTATATCTATCAGGCGACCGTGGATGCCATGAAAGCGGAGGGCCGGGAGTTTAAGGGAATTATTTTCTTTGGACTGATGCTCACAGAGAAAGGCCCCAGGGTATTGGAATACAATGCCAGATTCGGAGATCCTGAGACACAGGTGGTGCTTCCACGGATGAAAAATGATATTGTGGAAGTTTTAGAGGCCTGCATAGATGGGACTTTGGACCAGATCGACTTACAGTTTGAAGAAAATGCGGCGGTCTGCGTGGTCCTTGCGTCGGAGGGGTATCCGGAGAAGTATGAAAAGGGATTTCCTATTGCAGGACTGGAAGCCTTTAAGCACCGGACTGGATATTTTGCCTTTCATGCCGGAAGTAAATTGGAGGACAATGGAGTTGTGGTGACCGATGGCGGAAGAGTGCTGGGAGTGACAGCCGTTGGAACGGATTTAAAGGAGGCCCGGAATAATGCCTATGAGGCGGTAACATGGGTTTCTTTTAAGAACAAGTATATGAGACGGGATATTGGCAAGGGGATTGAGAAAGCATAA